A segment of the Sphingomonas cannabina genome:
AGGCGGCGCGCGGCATTAAGAAACCATAAGGACCGATACGCCCGCGTAGCGTTTTGACCGGGAGGGGGGTAGGAGCGAGCGATGGCGTCGAACGATACCCGTCCGTCCCCCGACGCGCTGCTTCGCGCCGCCGAGCGCGAGGAGCGGGGCAAGCTCAAGATCTTCCTTGGTGCCGCGCCGGGCGTCGGCAAGACCTTCGAGATGCTGCGCGAGGGCGCCGAACGGAAGAAGGCTGGAGCCGACGTGGTCATCGCCGTGGTCGAGACTCACGGCCGCGCCGAGACCGCGGCGCTGCTCGAGCCGTTCGAGGTGATCCCGCGCCGGGCGATCGACTATCAGGGTCACAAGCTCGAGGAGATGGACCTCGACGCGGTGCTCGCCCGCCAGCCTGAGCTCGCGCTGGTCGACGAGTTCGCGCACACCAATGTCGAGGGCAGCCGGCACCCCAAGCGCTGGCAGGACGTCGCCGAGCTGCTCGATGCCGGCATCGACGTCTATACGACGCTCAACATCCAGCACGTCGAAAGCCTCAACGACGTCGTCGCGAGCTTCACCAAGGTGCGCGTGCGCGAGACGGTGCCCGACAGCGTGTTCGAGGGTGCCGAGATCGAGGTGGTCGACCTGCCGCCGGACGAGCTGATCGAGCGGCTGAAGGAGGGCAAGGTCTATATCCCGGCCGAGGCGAGCCGCGCGCTCGGCCATTTCTTTTCCAAGGCGAACCTGTCGGCGCTGCGAGAGATGGCGCTCCGCCGCGCCGCATTGACCGTCGATCGGGCATTGCTGGAGGATCTCGACGCGAGCGCGCTGCCCGGCACCTATGCCGGTGGCGAGCGCGTGCTGGTGGCGGTGAGCGAGCTGCCGGGCTCCGATACGATGGTGCGTGCCGCCAAGCGGATGGCCGATGCGCTGCGGGCGCCGTGGCAGGCGGTCTATATCGAGACGCCCCGCGCCGAGAGCTTCGACGAGGCCGCCAAACACCGTGTCGCCGACACGCTGCGGCTCGCCGCCAGCCTGGGTGCAACGATCGCGACGGTGCCGGCGGCGAGCGTGATCGAGGGCCTTTCCCGTCACATCCAGGGCATGCGCGCGACCCAGCTCGTGATCGGCAAGTCGGTCCGGAGCTGGTGGTTCGAGCTGCGTCACGGATCGGTCGTGAACGCGATGCTGCGGGAGAGCGACGGGCTCGCGGTCCACGTCATTCCCGCGCAGACAGCTGCGCCGAAGCCCGGCACCGTGCGACAGAAGGGGAAATGGGGCCGGGGCCCCAACCACTTGGTCATCGTCGGGATGATCGTGGCGACGACCCTGCTTGCCCGGCTCGCCGAGCCGCTGATCGGCGTCGGGGGGATCGACCTCCTCTACCTGCTGCCGGTGCTGTTCGCCTCGGGCCGCTACGGCTTGCGACCAGGCCTGATCGCGGGGGTGCTGGCGGGCCTCGCCTATAATTTCTTCTTCCTGCCGCCGCTCTACACGCTGACCATCGCCGACCCGCAGAGCGTGCTGACGATGTTCGTGCTGATCGGCATCGGCGCCTTCACCGCCAATCTCGCCGGCCGGTTGAAATCGCGCGCGACTCTGGGAGCACGGAGCGCGCAGGAGAATGCCGCGGTCGCCGCCTTCGGGCAGGCGCTCGCGCGAACCTCGGACTGGGAGACGACCAGCCGCATCACCTGCGAGGAGATCGCGCGGCTGCTCGAGGTCGACGTCGTGCTGCTCAATCAGCGCGATGGAACGCTGGTGCCGGTGGCGAGCGCGCCCGAGGTCGGCTCGCTTGGGCCGGTCAACCAGGCCGCCGCGGAATGGACCTGGAGCCGTGGCGAGCCTGCCGGGGCAGGGACGGCCACGCTCAATGCCGCCGACTGGCAGTTTCATCCGCTCAAGACCGCGCTCGGGGTACTCGCGGTGATCGGCCTGTCGCGCGAGGATGGCCGCGATCCGGTGTCGGCCGACCGCGCGGTGTTGCTGTCGACGCTGCTCGGCCAGGCGGCGCTGGCGCATGAGCGCTTGAAGCTGGAGGACCAAGTGCGCGAGGTGAGCGTCCTCAAGGAGCGCGACCGGCTGCGCGCGGCGCTGCTCTCGTCGATCGGCCATGACCTGCGCACGCCGCTGACGACGGTTGCCGGATCGGTGGAGGCGATCGCGGCCGAGCATCCGGATGATCCCAACGTGCCGCTGGCCAAGGCGGAGATCGCACGGCTGAGGCGCTTCCTCGACAATTTGCTCGACATGGTGCGGATCGATGCCGGGGCGCTCAAGCTCGCGCCGGAGCCGACCGATCTCACCGACGCGGTGGGCGGGGCGGTGCACGACCTCAAGGACCTGCTGCGCGGCCGGCATATCGACCTCAAGGTGCCCGCCAACCTGCCGTTCGTGACGGCGGATCCGACCTTGCTCCACCACATCCTCATCAACCTGCTCGCCAATGCCGCAGTGCATGGCGGTGACGACGGGACGATCGTGATCGAAGGACGGCGGACGCCCGATGCGGTGCTGCTGTCGGTGCGCGATCGTGGGCCGGGGCTTCAGGCCGGCAGCGAGGCCCGTGTGTTCGAGACCTTCGCCCAGGGCCGCGGCAGCGACCGCCACGGCGGCAGCGGGCTCGGCCTCGCCATCGTCAAGGGCTTCGCCGACGCGATGGCGATCGATGTGAACGCCAGCAACGATCCCGACGGTGGCGCGGTGTTCACCCTGCGTTTCACCCGGATCGCCCCGGCGGGCGAGACCGGTGCCGCTTCGACGCTGCCGGAAGAAGACCCCGAATGAGAAAGGGCGCCTCCCTCACGGGAAGCGCCCTTTCGGAAACTGCTTCCGGGCGAAAGACGCCCGGACGCCGATTACTGAGCGTTGGTCGCCGCGTCAGCAACGTTGTCAGCCGCCTCATGCAGATTGTCGGCGGTGTTCTCGAGAACAGCCTCGGTGCTCTCGTTGGTCGCGTTGTCGGCCAGCGCATCGAAGTTGTCGGCAGTCGCCTCAATGTTCTCGGCGGTCGCCTCGGCATTGTTCTCGGCGGGGGTCGACGTACCGTTGCAGGCGGCCAGAGACATCAGGCCGGCGGCAGCAGCGACAATGAGAACCTTCTTCATTAGTTGCTCCCAAGCAATATGGTTCGCGGCCGGCCCGATTGCCGACGCGAAGCTGCCGCAATAACGGGTGTCGTCGGCGCGTCAACGCCCAAATTCATGCCGCAGCAAACGCCGACCGCGAAATTTTGCCCTCTCATGGTACAGAAAAGGCCTTAATTTCCCGATCTGGGCGTGACCGCGCCGATCTCTTCGGGCGCGTTAGCGACGATCGCCAGCATCGTCGTCCAGGCTGCGACATTCTGGCGAAGCTGCTCCCGATCGATGAGGTCGAGCGTGTCCTCGGGCGTGTGGTGCCAGTTGAAATAGCGAAGGCCCGACTGGTTGAGATCGACCGCGGCGACACCGGTGGCCAGGGTCGGGCCGATGTCGGTGCCGTCGCCGCCGACGCCGCGGCCACGGGTGATGCCGAGCGGTGCGAGCGCCGAGGCAAGCCGGTCGGCGACCGGCTTGGCGCCGTCGGGCAGGTTCACCTCGAAACGCCAGATATTGTCGGCGCCGAAATCGCTCTCGCTGGCGGTGGCGTGCTTTTCCTTGGCGTGCGCCTCTGCATAGGCGCGGCCGCCGAAGCCGCCCGGCTCCTCGGCGCCGAACCAGACGACGCGGATCGTGCGGCGCGGCTTCACGCCCCAATCCATGATCCGCTTGGCGGCGGCAGCGGTGATCGCGATCCCAGCGCCGTCGTCGATCGCGCCGGTGCCGAGATCCCAGCTGTCGAGATGGCCGCCGATCAGCACGATGCCGGCGTTGGGGTCGGTGCCGGGCACCTCGGCGATGACGTTGCCCGATTCGGCCTCGCCCGCCATGCGCGGCGTCAGCACCAGCTTCATCGTGACCGGCCCCTTGGTGCGGGCGAACATCCGCTCGAGATTCTCGGCGTCGGCTACGGACAGCGCCGCGGCGGGGATCGGCGTCACCCCGTCCGCCCAATTGGTGCCGCCCGTGTGCGGCCCGCGGCCGTGGTCAGTGCCGATCGAGCGGATCACCGCCGCCACCGCACCCTTGCTCGCGGCGATGCTGGGGCCGACGAAGCGCGCCGGGCCAAATTGGCCATAGCCCGAGCCATCCTGGGTCGGCTCCATCTGGTTGGAGATGAAGGCGATCTTGCCCTTCAGGCTGCCGTCGGGCGCGGCGCGCAGGTCGTCGAAGGTCGGGAAATAGACGACCTCCGCCGTCAATCCCTCAGGCGGTGTCGCCCCCGACCGCCCGAGCGCGGCGAGCTTCAGCGGCTGCGGGAACGGGCCGACGATCTCTGCCTTCTCCTCGCCGCGCAGCCATACGGGCATCCGATAGGTCTCGATCCGCACGTTCTTGAAGCCGAGCGCCTTCAGCTTGGCGACCGCCCAGGTCCGTGCCCGTGCCTCCGCCTCGGTCGCGGCGAGGCGGGGTCCGACCTCGGTCGTGATCCCCTCGACGATGTCCCAGGCGATATCGTCCTTGAGCGCCGCGTCGCGCAGCTTAGCGACTGCCGGGTCGACAGGCGCGAGCGCCGGTGGGGCGGTGCGCTGGGCGGCAGCGGGGTGAGCGATCAGAGCGGAGGCGGCGACGGCCGCGAGCAGGGACGGAATGCGCATGGCCCGTGTGCTATCGGCGTCCGGCGCGTTTGCAAGTGGCAAGGTGCATCGCTACATCGCTCCCGCACTTCCTGCCGCATCACAACCATCTTCCGACGGAGTTCCTCGCCGCCATGGCCGCGCAATACGCCTTTGTCATGAAGGACATGACCAAGTCCTTCCCCGGCGCCCAGAAGCCGGTGCTCAGCAACATCAACCTGCAATTCTATCAGGGCGCCAAGATCGGCATCGTCGGCCCCAACGGCGCCGGCAAGTCGACGCTGATGAAGATCATGGCCGGCATCGACACCGATTATTCAGGCGAGGCATGGCCGGGCGAGAACATCACCGTCGGCTACCTGCCGCAGGAGCCGCAACTCGATCCGACCAAGAACGTGCTCGAGAACGTCAAGGACGGCGCGCGCGAGGTGGCCGACATGGTCGACCGCTTCAACGCGATCTCGGCCGAGATGGGCGATCCCAAGGACGACACCGACTTCGACGCGCTGATGGAGGAGATGGGCGAGCTCCAGGCCAAGATCGACGCGGTCGACGGCTGGACGCTCGACAACCAGCTCGAGATCGCGATGGAGGCCCTGCGCTGCCCGCCGTCCGACTGGCCGGTCGAGAACCTCTCGGGCGGTGAGAAGCGCCGCATCGCGCTCACCCGCCTGCTCATCCAGAAGCCCTCGATCCTGCTGCTCGACGAGCCGACCAACCATCTCGACGCCGAAAGCGTCGAATGGCTGGAGAATCATCTCAAGGAATATCCGGGCGCGGTGCTGATGATCACCCACGACCGCTACTTCCTCGACAACGTGGTAGGTTGGATTCTCGAGCTCGATCGCGGCAAGTATTTTCCCTACGAGGGCAATTACTCGACCTATCTCGAGAAGAAGGCCAAACGCCTCGAGCAGGAGGAGCGCGAGGAGTCCGGGCGTCAGAAGGCGATCAAGGACGAGCTCGACTGGATCCGACAGGGCCCCAAGGGCCGCCAGACCAAGTCGAAGGCGCGTATCGCCAAGTTCGACCAGCTCGTGGCGGCGCAGGAGAACCGCACGCCCGGCAAGGCCCAGATCGTCATCCAGGTGCCGGAGCGCCTGGGCGGCAAGGTGATCGAGGTCCAGAACGTCTCGAAGGCCTATGGCGACAAGCTGCTGTTCGAGAATCTCTCGTTCACGCTGCCCGCTGGCGGCATCGTCGGCGTGATCGGCCCGAACGGCGCTGGCAAGTCGACGCTGTTCAAGCTCATCACCGGGCAGGAGAAGCCGGACAGCGGCACGATCGAGATGGGCTCGACCGTGCGCCTCGGCTATGTCGACCAGAGCCGCGACCACCTGGACAATTCGAAGAACGTCTGGGAGGAGATCTCGGACGGGCTCGATTACATGAAGGTCAACGGCCACGACCAGTCGACCCGCGCCTATGTCGGCGCCTTCAACTTCAAGGGCCAGGACCAGCAGAAGAACGTCGGCAAGCTCTCGGGCGGCGAGCGCAACCGCGTCAACATCGCCAAGATGCTCAAGCGCGGCGGCAACGTGCTGCTGCTCGACGAGCCGACCAACGACCTGGACGTCGAGACGCTGGGCGCGCTGGAAGAGGCGATCGAGAATTTCGCGGGCTGCGCGGTGGTGATCAGCCACGACCGCTTCTTCCTCGACCGTCTCGCGACGCACA
Coding sequences within it:
- a CDS encoding M20/M25/M40 family metallo-hydrolase translates to MRIPSLLAAVAASALIAHPAAAQRTAPPALAPVDPAVAKLRDAALKDDIAWDIVEGITTEVGPRLAATEAEARARTWAVAKLKALGFKNVRIETYRMPVWLRGEEKAEIVGPFPQPLKLAALGRSGATPPEGLTAEVVYFPTFDDLRAAPDGSLKGKIAFISNQMEPTQDGSGYGQFGPARFVGPSIAASKGAVAAVIRSIGTDHGRGPHTGGTNWADGVTPIPAAALSVADAENLERMFARTKGPVTMKLVLTPRMAGEAESGNVIAEVPGTDPNAGIVLIGGHLDSWDLGTGAIDDGAGIAITAAAAKRIMDWGVKPRRTIRVVWFGAEEPGGFGGRAYAEAHAKEKHATASESDFGADNIWRFEVNLPDGAKPVADRLASALAPLGITRGRGVGGDGTDIGPTLATGVAAVDLNQSGLRYFNWHHTPEDTLDLIDREQLRQNVAAWTTMLAIVANAPEEIGAVTPRSGN
- the ettA gene encoding energy-dependent translational throttle protein EttA, encoding MAAQYAFVMKDMTKSFPGAQKPVLSNINLQFYQGAKIGIVGPNGAGKSTLMKIMAGIDTDYSGEAWPGENITVGYLPQEPQLDPTKNVLENVKDGAREVADMVDRFNAISAEMGDPKDDTDFDALMEEMGELQAKIDAVDGWTLDNQLEIAMEALRCPPSDWPVENLSGGEKRRIALTRLLIQKPSILLLDEPTNHLDAESVEWLENHLKEYPGAVLMITHDRYFLDNVVGWILELDRGKYFPYEGNYSTYLEKKAKRLEQEEREESGRQKAIKDELDWIRQGPKGRQTKSKARIAKFDQLVAAQENRTPGKAQIVIQVPERLGGKVIEVQNVSKAYGDKLLFENLSFTLPAGGIVGVIGPNGAGKSTLFKLITGQEKPDSGTIEMGSTVRLGYVDQSRDHLDNSKNVWEEISDGLDYMKVNGHDQSTRAYVGAFNFKGQDQQKNVGKLSGGERNRVNIAKMLKRGGNVLLLDEPTNDLDVETLGALEEAIENFAGCAVVISHDRFFLDRLATHILAFEGDSHVEWFEGNFEAYEEDKRRRLGDAADRPTRLAYKKLTR
- a CDS encoding sensor histidine kinase: MASNDTRPSPDALLRAAEREERGKLKIFLGAAPGVGKTFEMLREGAERKKAGADVVIAVVETHGRAETAALLEPFEVIPRRAIDYQGHKLEEMDLDAVLARQPELALVDEFAHTNVEGSRHPKRWQDVAELLDAGIDVYTTLNIQHVESLNDVVASFTKVRVRETVPDSVFEGAEIEVVDLPPDELIERLKEGKVYIPAEASRALGHFFSKANLSALREMALRRAALTVDRALLEDLDASALPGTYAGGERVLVAVSELPGSDTMVRAAKRMADALRAPWQAVYIETPRAESFDEAAKHRVADTLRLAASLGATIATVPAASVIEGLSRHIQGMRATQLVIGKSVRSWWFELRHGSVVNAMLRESDGLAVHVIPAQTAAPKPGTVRQKGKWGRGPNHLVIVGMIVATTLLARLAEPLIGVGGIDLLYLLPVLFASGRYGLRPGLIAGVLAGLAYNFFFLPPLYTLTIADPQSVLTMFVLIGIGAFTANLAGRLKSRATLGARSAQENAAVAAFGQALARTSDWETTSRITCEEIARLLEVDVVLLNQRDGTLVPVASAPEVGSLGPVNQAAAEWTWSRGEPAGAGTATLNAADWQFHPLKTALGVLAVIGLSREDGRDPVSADRAVLLSTLLGQAALAHERLKLEDQVREVSVLKERDRLRAALLSSIGHDLRTPLTTVAGSVEAIAAEHPDDPNVPLAKAEIARLRRFLDNLLDMVRIDAGALKLAPEPTDLTDAVGGAVHDLKDLLRGRHIDLKVPANLPFVTADPTLLHHILINLLANAAVHGGDDGTIVIEGRRTPDAVLLSVRDRGPGLQAGSEARVFETFAQGRGSDRHGGSGLGLAIVKGFADAMAIDVNASNDPDGGAVFTLRFTRIAPAGETGAASTLPEEDPE